Proteins from a single region of Verrucosispora sp. NA02020:
- a CDS encoding DUF397 domain-containing protein has translation MDLNGATWRTASRSGNTDCVEVADNLPGVVAVRDSKDRQGPVLAFAPQIWRSFIRQIKQR, from the coding sequence ATGGACCTGAACGGCGCGACCTGGCGCACCGCCAGCCGCAGCGGCAACACCGACTGCGTGGAGGTGGCCGACAACCTGCCCGGCGTGGTCGCGGTCCGCGACAGTAAGGACCGGCAGGGCCCGGTGCTCGCATTCGCCCCGCAGATCTGGCGCTCGTTCATCCGGCAGATCAAACAGCGCTGA
- a CDS encoding AI-2E family transporter codes for MAREASASGAMDGPAGAEAGRFGTPGRPLRRNSFLVGFTGALGVLLAYAVYLGLRNAAGMVVLVVIALFLAVGLHPAVVRLRSWGVPRGLAVALVALVVVALLSAGVLALVPPIVTQTTQFIDQLPSYLESLRRNETVNDLVEQFDLMRRAQELASADVVGRALGGVLGGAQFLFGTLFRVLTVLVLTIYFLVYFDRMRDLAYALVPRSRRERVQLIGDEMLTKVGAYMVGALSIAVLAGVAAFVFALAVGLPYPFALAVVVAITDLIPQIGATLGAVVVSLVGFATEPSVGIACIVFFVIYQQIENYLLYPKIMRRSVHVNEVAALVAALLGVSLLGVIGALIAIPTVAAIQIVLREVVIPRQDRR; via the coding sequence ATGGCCAGGGAAGCGTCGGCCTCCGGGGCAATGGACGGTCCGGCCGGAGCGGAGGCGGGTCGGTTCGGTACGCCGGGGCGACCGCTGCGGCGCAACAGCTTCCTGGTCGGGTTCACCGGTGCGCTCGGCGTGCTGCTCGCGTACGCCGTCTATCTGGGGTTGCGCAACGCGGCCGGGATGGTCGTGCTGGTGGTCATCGCGCTGTTCCTCGCGGTGGGCCTGCACCCGGCGGTCGTGCGCCTGCGGTCGTGGGGGGTGCCGCGCGGCCTGGCCGTGGCACTCGTGGCGCTCGTCGTGGTGGCGCTGCTGAGTGCGGGCGTACTGGCCCTGGTGCCGCCGATCGTCACCCAGACGACGCAGTTCATCGACCAGTTGCCGAGCTACCTGGAGTCGTTGCGTCGCAACGAGACGGTCAACGATCTGGTGGAACAGTTCGACCTGATGCGGCGGGCGCAGGAGTTGGCCAGCGCCGACGTGGTCGGTCGGGCGCTGGGCGGTGTGCTCGGCGGTGCCCAGTTCCTCTTCGGCACGCTGTTCCGGGTGCTCACCGTGCTGGTGCTGACGATCTATTTCCTGGTCTACTTCGACCGGATGCGCGACCTCGCGTACGCCCTGGTGCCGCGCTCGCGTCGGGAGCGGGTGCAGCTCATCGGGGACGAGATGCTGACCAAGGTCGGCGCGTACATGGTCGGCGCGCTCTCCATCGCCGTGCTGGCCGGTGTCGCCGCCTTCGTCTTCGCGCTCGCGGTGGGCCTGCCGTACCCGTTCGCGCTCGCCGTGGTCGTGGCGATCACGGACCTCATCCCGCAGATCGGCGCGACGCTCGGCGCGGTGGTCGTCAGCCTGGTCGGGTTCGCCACCGAGCCGTCCGTCGGCATCGCCTGCATCGTGTTCTTCGTGATCTATCAGCAGATCGAGAACTACCTGCTCTACCCCAAGATCATGCGTCGGTCGGTGCACGTCAACGAGGTGGCGGCACTGGTCGCCGCGCTCCTCGGGGTATCACTGCTCGGGGTCATCGGCGCGCTGATCGCCATCCCGACGGTCGCCGCGATCCAGATCGTCCTGCGCGAGGTGGTGATCCCCCGCCAGGATCGCCGCTGA
- a CDS encoding alpha/beta hydrolase, producing the protein MSAPIRASSILPGRREDIELHTADGLRLVGELARPADREPVATLVCLHPLPTHGGMMDSHVFRKAAWRLPALADLAVLRFNTRGTSSVRGTSEGSFDSAVGERYDVAAAIEYAEFHELPNIWLLGWSFGTDLVLKYGGDPAVSGAILLSPPLRFSEPADLANWAESGRPLTALVPEFDDYLRPEQARERFAAVPQAEVVGVPGAKHLWVGDAETVLDEVVRRVNPAVPVPLPTTWDGPMETGDASAYADRTVAAFADTPVTGPEQRRAD; encoded by the coding sequence GTGAGTGCACCCATTCGCGCGTCGTCGATCCTGCCCGGCCGCCGGGAGGACATCGAACTGCACACCGCGGACGGACTGCGGCTGGTCGGTGAGCTGGCCCGCCCGGCCGACCGCGAGCCGGTGGCCACCCTGGTCTGCCTGCATCCGCTGCCCACCCACGGCGGAATGATGGACAGCCACGTGTTCCGCAAGGCGGCCTGGCGGCTGCCCGCGCTGGCCGACCTGGCCGTGCTGCGGTTCAACACCCGGGGCACCAGCAGCGTGCGCGGCACCAGCGAGGGCAGCTTCGACTCGGCCGTCGGCGAGCGGTACGACGTGGCCGCCGCCATCGAGTACGCCGAGTTCCACGAGCTGCCGAACATCTGGCTGCTGGGCTGGTCGTTCGGCACCGACCTGGTGCTCAAGTACGGCGGTGACCCGGCCGTGTCCGGCGCGATCCTGCTCTCCCCGCCGCTGCGCTTCTCCGAGCCGGCCGATCTGGCCAACTGGGCCGAGTCGGGTCGACCGTTGACCGCGCTGGTGCCGGAGTTCGACGACTACCTCCGCCCCGAGCAGGCCCGCGAGCGGTTCGCCGCGGTGCCGCAGGCCGAAGTGGTCGGGGTACCGGGGGCAAAGCACCTCTGGGTCGGAGACGCCGAGACGGTGTTGGACGAGGTGGTCCGGCGGGTCAACCCGGCGGTGCCGGTGCCGCTGCCGACGACCTGGGACGGTCCGATGGAGACCGGCGACGCCAGCGCGTACGCCGACCGCACGGTGGCCGCCTTCGCCGACACCCCGGTCACCGGCCCGGAGCAGCGTCGCGCCGACTGA
- a CDS encoding 3-hydroxyacyl-CoA dehydrogenase family protein, with protein MAREFTSVGVVGLGTMGAGIVEVFARSGVDVVAVEITDDALDRGRATLTRSTDRAVAKGRLAAADRDALHGRVTFAVGLDALHAVDLVIEAVPERLDLKRRLFADLDRICRPEAVLATNTSSLSVTEIAVATGRPEQVIGIHFFNPAPVMKLVEVVRTVVTADDVVTDVEALCGRLGKVDVTIGDRAGFVANALLFGYLNHAVTMVEAGYATREDIDVAMKLGCGLPMGPLALMDLIGLDTSYEVLDTMYRRGGRDRRHAPAPLLRQMVTAGLLGRKSGRGFYTYERPGSGTVVPDARTPAPAGEAPTDPVRTVGVVGAGASAHRLVAVFAAAGYQVVAVGPGFGDPTTAGAAVRTALDENVSPDRLSEADRAAALGRITWSTASTALADADLVVEAVADDLDVKKALLAEVAAVCKPGAVLATTTSALPVIDLAMATGRPDDVVGLHLVHPGTSTPLVEIVRTIRTSDQVVDTARAVCATLGRTAVVCADRAGFIVNALLFPYLNDAVRMLEAGYAGTDDVDHAMRLGCGYPVGPFALLDAVGLDVALAVQRRLYGELRDPGFAPAPLLEQLVTAGHLGDRTGRGFRSLPS; from the coding sequence GTGGCGCGCGAGTTCACCAGCGTGGGTGTGGTGGGTCTGGGCACCATGGGTGCCGGCATCGTCGAGGTCTTCGCCCGCAGCGGCGTCGACGTGGTGGCCGTCGAGATCACCGACGACGCCCTGGACCGTGGCCGGGCCACGCTGACCCGCTCGACCGACCGGGCCGTGGCCAAGGGCCGGCTCGCCGCCGCCGACCGGGACGCCCTGCACGGCCGGGTCACCTTCGCCGTCGGGCTGGACGCGCTGCACGCGGTCGACCTGGTGATCGAGGCGGTACCCGAGCGCCTCGACCTGAAGCGGCGGCTCTTCGCCGACCTGGACCGGATCTGCAGGCCCGAGGCCGTCCTCGCCACCAACACCTCGTCGTTGAGCGTCACCGAGATCGCGGTCGCCACCGGCCGGCCCGAACAGGTGATCGGCATCCACTTCTTCAACCCGGCACCGGTGATGAAGCTGGTCGAGGTCGTGCGCACGGTCGTCACCGCCGACGACGTGGTGACCGACGTGGAGGCGCTCTGCGGGCGACTCGGCAAGGTCGACGTCACCATCGGCGACCGGGCCGGCTTCGTCGCCAACGCGCTGCTGTTCGGCTACCTCAACCACGCCGTCACGATGGTCGAGGCGGGGTACGCGACCCGCGAGGACATCGACGTCGCGATGAAGCTCGGCTGCGGACTGCCGATGGGCCCGCTGGCCCTGATGGACCTGATCGGGCTGGACACGTCCTACGAGGTCCTGGACACCATGTACCGCCGTGGCGGCCGGGACCGCCGACACGCCCCGGCGCCACTGCTGCGCCAGATGGTGACCGCCGGGCTGCTCGGGCGGAAGTCCGGCCGGGGCTTCTACACCTACGAGCGGCCCGGCTCCGGCACCGTCGTGCCCGACGCACGGACGCCGGCACCGGCCGGCGAGGCACCCACCGACCCGGTACGCACCGTCGGCGTGGTCGGAGCAGGCGCGTCGGCGCACCGGCTCGTCGCGGTCTTCGCCGCCGCCGGATACCAGGTCGTCGCGGTCGGCCCCGGATTCGGGGATCCCACGACGGCCGGTGCGGCGGTGCGGACCGCACTGGACGAGAACGTCTCCCCCGACCGGTTGAGCGAGGCCGACCGTGCCGCCGCCCTCGGCCGGATCACCTGGTCGACGGCGTCGACGGCGCTGGCCGACGCGGACCTGGTGGTCGAGGCGGTGGCCGACGATCTCGACGTCAAGAAGGCCCTCCTCGCCGAGGTGGCCGCAGTCTGCAAGCCGGGCGCCGTGCTGGCCACCACCACCTCCGCGCTGCCGGTGATCGACCTGGCGATGGCGACCGGGCGCCCGGACGACGTGGTGGGCCTGCACCTCGTGCACCCGGGCACCTCGACGCCGCTGGTCGAGATCGTGCGGACCATCCGGACCTCGGACCAGGTGGTGGACACCGCGCGGGCGGTCTGTGCCACGCTGGGGCGGACCGCAGTGGTCTGCGCCGATCGGGCCGGTTTCATCGTCAACGCGCTGCTGTTCCCGTACCTCAACGACGCGGTGCGGATGCTGGAGGCCGGCTACGCCGGCACCGACGACGTCGACCACGCCATGAGGCTCGGCTGCGGTTACCCCGTCGGCCCGTTCGCCCTGCTCGACGCGGTCGGTCTGGACGTGGCGCTGGCCGTCCAGCGGCGGTTGTACGGGGAACTGCGCGATCCGGGCTTCGCCCCGGCTCCACTGCTGGAGCAGTTGGTGACCGCCGGTCACCTCGGCGACCGCACCGGGCGCGGCTTCCGCTCGCTGCCTTCGTGA
- a CDS encoding FHA domain-containing protein, with protein sequence MPLLTVAAGPMRGLGFRLRRQPQVIGRDPAVDIVVHDPHLSRRHAEIWLAGEGVSLVDLGSTNGTWVNERRITELTRLSDGDVVRIGRTDLRFFDPGVALTDPVGFSFGVPRQERRPTLPLPVAPSTRAITGGS encoded by the coding sequence ATGCCGCTGCTGACAGTGGCCGCCGGGCCCATGCGCGGGCTCGGGTTCCGGCTGCGTCGTCAGCCGCAGGTGATCGGCCGCGATCCGGCGGTCGACATCGTCGTGCACGACCCGCATCTGAGTCGTCGGCACGCCGAGATCTGGCTGGCCGGCGAGGGGGTGTCCCTGGTGGACCTCGGCTCGACGAACGGCACCTGGGTGAACGAACGTCGGATCACCGAGCTGACCCGGCTCAGCGACGGCGACGTGGTCCGGATCGGTCGTACCGACCTGCGGTTCTTCGACCCGGGGGTGGCGCTCACCGACCCGGTGGGCTTCAGCTTCGGGGTGCCGCGCCAGGAGCGGCGACCGACGCTGCCGCTGCCGGTCGCGCCCTCCACACGCGCCATCACCGGCGGCTCCTGA
- a CDS encoding aldehyde dehydrogenase family protein, with the protein MTAPHRPGTPTIEGGHLISTNPATGDEAGRVPVATGVEVERAVANARAAGLWWAGLGFDGRRERLLRWRRLLAQRMETLAELVHAEGGKPIADALVEIVTAVEHVDWAANNARRVLGARRVRSRLILAEFSAHLEYQPYGVVGVIGPWNYPVFTPIGSAAYALAAGNAVVLKPSEYTPVVGQWLVDTFAEVVPEQPVFSAVHGLADVGAALCRSGVDKLAFTGSTATAKKVMAACAESLTPVLLEAGGKDAMIVDADADLDAAAEAAVWGAMTNAGQTCIGIERVYAVEPVFDAFVDKVVERAGRLTVGPDDADVGPITMPSQLDVIRRHIDDALTRGGRAALGGRDAVRPPYAHPTVLVDVPEDSAAVREETFGPTLTVNRVRDADEALARANALPYGLGGSVFGRRRAVAIARRLRSGMASINSALTFAGMSTLPFGGVGESGFGRIHGEDGLREFGRAKAVTRRRGRTLLPSTTFDRTPADVARLVKAVKMLYGR; encoded by the coding sequence ATGACGGCTCCCCACCGCCCCGGCACCCCGACGATCGAGGGCGGCCACCTGATCTCGACCAACCCGGCCACCGGCGACGAGGCGGGACGCGTACCGGTCGCCACCGGCGTGGAGGTGGAGCGCGCCGTCGCGAACGCCCGCGCCGCCGGCCTGTGGTGGGCCGGTCTCGGCTTCGACGGGCGGCGGGAACGGCTGCTGCGCTGGCGGCGGCTGCTCGCGCAGCGGATGGAGACGCTGGCGGAGCTGGTCCACGCCGAGGGTGGCAAGCCGATCGCGGACGCGCTGGTCGAGATCGTGACCGCGGTGGAGCACGTCGACTGGGCGGCGAACAACGCGCGCCGGGTGCTCGGCGCCCGCCGGGTCCGGTCCCGGCTCATCCTGGCCGAGTTCTCGGCCCACCTGGAGTACCAGCCGTACGGGGTGGTCGGGGTGATCGGGCCGTGGAACTACCCGGTCTTCACCCCCATCGGCTCCGCCGCGTACGCGCTGGCCGCCGGCAACGCCGTGGTCCTCAAACCGAGCGAGTACACCCCGGTGGTCGGGCAGTGGCTGGTCGACACGTTCGCCGAGGTGGTGCCCGAGCAGCCGGTGTTCAGCGCGGTGCACGGCCTCGCCGACGTGGGCGCGGCACTGTGCCGGTCCGGCGTCGACAAGCTCGCCTTCACCGGCTCCACCGCCACCGCGAAGAAGGTGATGGCGGCCTGCGCCGAGTCGCTGACCCCGGTGCTGTTGGAGGCCGGCGGCAAGGACGCGATGATCGTCGACGCGGACGCCGACCTGGACGCCGCCGCCGAGGCCGCCGTCTGGGGTGCGATGACCAACGCCGGGCAGACGTGCATCGGCATCGAGCGGGTCTACGCGGTGGAGCCGGTCTTCGACGCGTTCGTCGACAAGGTGGTCGAGCGGGCGGGCCGCCTCACCGTGGGCCCCGACGACGCCGACGTCGGCCCGATCACCATGCCCAGCCAGCTCGACGTCATCCGACGGCACATCGACGACGCGCTGACCCGGGGCGGACGCGCCGCCCTCGGCGGCCGGGACGCGGTCCGGCCGCCGTACGCGCACCCGACCGTGCTGGTGGACGTGCCCGAGGACTCCGCGGCCGTACGCGAGGAGACCTTCGGCCCGACGCTGACCGTCAACCGGGTGCGGGACGCGGACGAGGCGCTCGCCCGGGCCAACGCCCTGCCCTACGGTCTGGGCGGTTCGGTCTTCGGGCGGCGTCGGGCGGTGGCGATCGCCCGTCGACTCCGGTCCGGCATGGCGTCGATCAACTCGGCGCTCACCTTCGCCGGCATGTCCACCCTGCCCTTCGGCGGGGTCGGCGAGTCGGGGTTCGGCCGGATCCACGGCGAGGACGGGCTGCGCGAGTTCGGCCGGGCCAAGGCGGTGACCCGTCGCCGGGGCCGGACGCTCCTGCCGTCGACCACCTTCGACCGCACCCCTGCTGACGTGGCCCGTCTCGTCAAAGCGGTCAAGATGCTCTACGGCAGGTAA
- a CDS encoding methyltransferase domain-containing protein has protein sequence MRPHRLRFHLVDKDGSWAARQRQRRAEWLVRTFPRLSEMNVIDLGGRLGTWTRAAVRPARVHVVNLERPAVDVPEWAEVDQADACDLPAHITGRRYDLVFSNSVLEHVGGHERRLRFAEAVHTLAERHWVQTPYRYFPIEPHWIAPGMQFLPVRLRTAVARRWPLGHKATHSHDAAIHQVLWTELLDRSQMRHYFPQSRILVERVGGLPKSLIAVRTTIPRQRTT, from the coding sequence ATGCGCCCCCATCGATTGCGATTCCATCTCGTCGACAAGGACGGCTCATGGGCCGCGCGGCAACGCCAACGCCGCGCCGAATGGCTGGTCCGCACGTTTCCCCGGCTGTCCGAGATGAACGTGATCGACCTTGGTGGACGCCTCGGCACCTGGACCCGCGCGGCCGTCCGGCCGGCCCGCGTACACGTGGTCAACCTGGAGCGACCCGCCGTCGACGTGCCCGAGTGGGCCGAGGTCGACCAGGCCGACGCCTGCGACCTGCCGGCCCACATCACCGGGCGCCGCTACGACCTGGTCTTCTCCAACTCGGTGCTGGAACACGTGGGTGGACACGAGCGCCGGCTGCGGTTCGCCGAGGCGGTGCACACGCTGGCCGAGCGGCACTGGGTGCAGACGCCGTACCGCTACTTCCCGATCGAGCCGCACTGGATCGCCCCGGGCATGCAGTTCCTGCCGGTACGCCTGCGCACCGCGGTCGCCCGGCGCTGGCCGCTCGGGCACAAGGCCACCCACTCCCACGACGCGGCCATCCACCAGGTGCTCTGGACCGAGCTGCTGGACCGGTCCCAGATGCGGCACTACTTCCCGCAGTCCCGCATCCTGGTGGAGCGGGTCGGCGGCCTGCCCAAGTCGCTGATCGCGGTCCGCACCACGATCCCCCGCCAACGCACCACCTGA
- the nucS gene encoding endonuclease NucS, producing the protein MRLVIAKCSVDYVGRLSAHLPPATRLLMVKADGSVSIHADDRAYKPLNWMSPPCRLEEAPGVWRVVNKAGEELRITLEEIFQDTSYELGVDPGLRKDGVEAHLQELLAANPETLGEGYTLVRREYMTAIGPVDLLCRDADQGTVAVEVKRRGEIDGVEQLTRYLELLNRDPLLAPVAGVFAAQEIKPQARVLARDRGIRCVVVDYDRLRGIERDELTLF; encoded by the coding sequence GTGCGGTTGGTGATTGCGAAATGCTCGGTGGACTATGTCGGACGCCTCTCGGCCCACCTGCCGCCGGCCACCCGGCTGCTCATGGTGAAGGCGGACGGCTCGGTGTCCATCCACGCCGACGACCGGGCCTACAAGCCGTTGAACTGGATGAGCCCGCCCTGTCGGCTGGAGGAGGCGCCCGGGGTGTGGCGGGTGGTCAACAAGGCCGGTGAGGAACTGCGGATCACCCTGGAGGAGATCTTTCAGGACACCTCGTACGAACTCGGCGTCGACCCGGGGCTGCGCAAGGACGGGGTGGAGGCACACCTGCAGGAGTTGCTGGCCGCCAACCCGGAGACGCTGGGCGAGGGGTACACGCTGGTCCGCCGCGAGTACATGACCGCCATCGGGCCGGTCGACCTGCTCTGCCGCGACGCCGACCAGGGCACGGTCGCGGTCGAGGTGAAGCGCCGGGGCGAGATCGACGGCGTCGAGCAGCTCACCCGCTACCTCGAACTGCTCAACCGCGATCCGTTGCTCGCACCGGTGGCCGGCGTCTTCGCCGCGCAGGAGATCAAGCCGCAGGCGCGGGTGCTCGCCCGGGATCGCGGCATCCGGTGCGTGGTGGTCGACTACGACCGGCTGCGCGGCATCGAGCGCGACGAACTGACCCTGTTCTGA
- a CDS encoding DUF4126 domain-containing protein has protein sequence MLEVLTGTGLAASAGLNAYIPLLLMGGLARFTSVIDLPGGWQWLGNDWVLGILAVLLVVEVVADKVPVVDHVNDLVQTVVRPTAGGLAFGAGSASETVTVSDPDSFFTDGGQWLPVVVGVLIALGVHLLKSAARPVINATTAGFGAPVASTAEDATSVVMSLVAIVLPVLVLVFLVAFALYLPWFLRRRADRRRERQAARDAGFRV, from the coding sequence GTGCTCGAAGTGCTGACCGGTACCGGCCTCGCCGCCTCGGCGGGGCTCAACGCCTACATCCCGCTGCTGTTGATGGGCGGTCTGGCCCGTTTCACCAGCGTCATCGACCTGCCCGGCGGCTGGCAGTGGCTCGGTAACGACTGGGTGCTGGGCATCCTCGCCGTGCTGCTCGTCGTCGAGGTCGTCGCGGACAAGGTGCCGGTGGTGGACCACGTCAACGACCTGGTGCAGACGGTGGTCCGGCCGACCGCCGGTGGGCTGGCCTTCGGTGCCGGCTCCGCCTCGGAGACGGTGACGGTCAGCGACCCGGACAGCTTCTTCACCGACGGCGGCCAGTGGCTACCGGTCGTCGTCGGGGTGCTGATCGCGCTCGGCGTACACCTGCTCAAGTCCGCCGCCCGGCCGGTCATCAACGCGACCACGGCCGGTTTCGGCGCCCCGGTGGCGAGCACCGCCGAGGACGCGACCAGCGTGGTGATGTCCCTGGTGGCGATCGTGCTGCCGGTGCTGGTGCTGGTGTTCCTGGTCGCGTTCGCCCTCTATCTGCCGTGGTTCCTGCGCCGACGCGCGGACCGACGCCGGGAACGCCAGGCCGCCCGGGACGCCGGCTTCCGGGTCTGA
- a CDS encoding DUF4878 domain-containing protein translates to MTYHPTPVPPRNNRPLRIVLVVVGVVVALCCLGGAVGGWFLYQTVQDAVGPARSATGEYLDALRDGDHQRAYDRLCQRQRDEVTADEFARQRQAMPKLVEYDITGMRVSTNNGRTTGAASVRLETANGETNESISLLREDGEWRVCP, encoded by the coding sequence ATGACGTACCACCCGACTCCGGTCCCGCCCCGCAACAACCGCCCGCTGCGGATCGTGCTCGTCGTGGTGGGGGTGGTCGTCGCCCTCTGCTGCCTGGGCGGTGCGGTCGGCGGCTGGTTCCTCTACCAGACCGTGCAGGACGCGGTCGGTCCGGCCCGCAGCGCCACCGGCGAGTATCTGGACGCCCTCCGGGACGGCGACCACCAGCGCGCCTACGACCGTCTCTGCCAGCGGCAACGCGACGAGGTCACGGCGGACGAGTTCGCCCGGCAACGGCAGGCGATGCCGAAACTGGTGGAGTACGACATCACCGGGATGCGGGTCTCCACCAACAACGGCCGGACCACCGGGGCCGCGTCGGTACGCCTGGAGACGGCCAACGGCGAGACGAACGAGTCGATCAGCCTGCTCCGCGAGGACGGCGAGTGGCGCGTCTGCCCCTGA
- a CDS encoding DUF1540 domain-containing protein — MTAAMEMPRVQECVVSACAYNHTGDCNAFAITIGSMDHAHCHTFIEMPAVRAGIDGQVAQVGACQRADCRHNQQLECQAPSIKVGPDADMADCMTYSHR, encoded by the coding sequence ATGACCGCAGCGATGGAGATGCCCCGGGTCCAGGAGTGCGTGGTGTCCGCCTGCGCGTACAACCACACCGGCGACTGCAACGCCTTCGCCATCACGATCGGCAGCATGGACCACGCGCACTGCCACACGTTCATCGAGATGCCGGCCGTCCGCGCCGGCATCGACGGCCAGGTGGCCCAGGTGGGCGCGTGCCAGCGGGCCGACTGTCGGCACAACCAGCAGTTGGAGTGCCAGGCCCCGTCGATCAAGGTCGGCCCGGACGCCGACATGGCCGACTGCATGACGTACAGCCACCGCTGA
- a CDS encoding ABC transporter ATP-binding protein, translating to MSDDVAIHVRGLRKAYGDNVAVADLDLDVQRGEVFALLGPNGAGKTTTVEILEGYRQRDAGEVRVLDTDPSFAHGSRSGGSRAPGRSVRDWRGRVGIVLQGTGEFDELTVAEVVHHFAGFYPDGDDPDKVIARVGLTAKAGARTHTLSGGQKRRLDVALGIIGRPELLFLDEPTTGFDPEARREFWELIRDLSAAGTTIVLTTHYLDEAEALADRVGVIAGGRLVEVAVPAELGNRQDALATVSWRTPEGTSESAQSATPTALVAELAARFGGEVPGLTVTRPTLEDIYLRMIGHS from the coding sequence ATGAGTGACGACGTCGCGATCCACGTCCGGGGCCTGCGCAAGGCGTACGGCGACAACGTCGCCGTGGCCGATCTGGACCTCGACGTCCAGCGGGGCGAGGTGTTCGCTCTGCTCGGCCCGAACGGCGCCGGCAAGACCACCACCGTGGAGATCCTGGAGGGCTACCGGCAGCGCGACGCCGGTGAGGTGCGCGTACTGGACACCGACCCCTCCTTCGCCCACGGCTCCCGGTCGGGCGGATCCCGCGCGCCGGGCCGCTCGGTGCGCGACTGGCGGGGTCGGGTCGGCATCGTGCTCCAGGGCACCGGCGAGTTCGACGAGCTGACCGTGGCCGAGGTGGTGCACCACTTCGCCGGCTTCTATCCCGACGGCGACGACCCGGACAAGGTGATCGCCCGGGTGGGGCTGACCGCCAAGGCCGGCGCCCGTACGCACACCCTCTCCGGCGGGCAGAAGCGTCGCCTGGACGTGGCGCTGGGCATCATCGGCCGTCCCGAACTGCTCTTCCTCGACGAGCCGACCACCGGTTTCGACCCGGAGGCCCGCCGCGAGTTCTGGGAACTGATCCGGGACCTCTCCGCGGCCGGCACCACCATCGTGCTCACCACGCACTACCTGGACGAGGCCGAGGCGCTCGCCGACCGGGTGGGCGTCATCGCCGGCGGCCGGCTGGTCGAGGTCGCCGTACCCGCCGAGCTGGGCAACCGGCAGGACGCGCTGGCCACGGTCTCCTGGCGTACCCCGGAGGGCACGTCGGAGAGCGCGCAGAGCGCGACGCCGACGGCGCTGGTGGCCGAACTGGCCGCGCGTTTCGGTGGCGAGGTGCCCGGCCTGACCGTCACCCGGCCCACGCTGGAGGACATCTACCTGCGGATGATCGGACACTCATGA
- a CDS encoding ABC transporter permease produces the protein MTTTTRPDAPVAAPATRRPGPGGLALRQGRMEIRQFLRSRESVVFTLGFPIIMVLIFASIFDGDLGEGVSYTQYFITGMIATGLMTVSFQNLGIWIPIERDRGVLKRYRGTPMPKWVWFAGKVIMVLVTGVAMTALLLTVSVLLFDLNLPTTATAWVTFGWVSALGITACTLCGIAISSLARTARSGSAVVTPVALVLQFISGVFFVFTNLPSWMQQVAAIFPLKWMCQGLRAVFLPESFGANEPGGSFELTRVALVLGAWCVIGLVLCLTTFRWTTRRDG, from the coding sequence ATGACCACCACCACCCGACCGGACGCCCCGGTCGCCGCCCCCGCCACCCGCCGCCCCGGACCCGGCGGTCTCGCCCTGCGCCAGGGCCGCATGGAGATCCGGCAGTTCCTGCGCAGCCGGGAGTCCGTCGTCTTCACGCTGGGCTTCCCGATCATCATGGTGCTGATCTTCGCGTCGATCTTCGACGGCGACCTCGGCGAGGGTGTCAGCTACACGCAGTACTTCATCACCGGAATGATCGCCACCGGCCTGATGACGGTCAGCTTCCAGAACCTCGGCATCTGGATCCCGATCGAGCGGGACCGGGGCGTGCTCAAGCGGTACCGGGGCACGCCGATGCCGAAGTGGGTCTGGTTCGCCGGCAAGGTGATCATGGTGCTGGTGACCGGCGTGGCGATGACCGCACTGCTGCTCACGGTCTCGGTGCTGCTGTTCGACCTGAACCTGCCGACCACCGCGACCGCCTGGGTCACCTTCGGCTGGGTCAGCGCGCTGGGCATCACCGCCTGCACCCTCTGCGGCATCGCCATCTCGTCCCTGGCCCGTACGGCACGCAGCGGCTCGGCCGTGGTCACCCCGGTCGCCCTGGTGCTCCAGTTCATCTCCGGGGTGTTCTTCGTCTTCACCAACCTGCCGAGCTGGATGCAGCAGGTGGCGGCCATCTTCCCGCTCAAGTGGATGTGCCAGGGGCTGCGGGCGGTGTTCCTGCCGGAGAGCTTCGGCGCCAACGAACCGGGTGGTTCGTTCGAGCTGACCCGGGTCGCGCTGGTGCTGGGCGCCTGGTGCGTGATCGGCCTGGTGCTCTGCCTGACCACCTTCCGCTGGACCACCCGCCGCGACGGCTGA